The Malus domestica chromosome 17, GDT2T_hap1 genome contains the following window.
TTTTAGGACCCTTCATAATATATTTCATTGATTATACCGCCTATCTtttaaagctttttttttttaaattatttttataaaatattatccAAATCTAGAATCATATGATTGTTGGATTAAGTGACAGTCATTTTAATCTTTCCTTGTAGAATTGTAGTCGTTATTACAAATAAATGTCTTAATAGTATtagatttgtctaattttttgcaaagatgatctatgaataaCGAATCAAGATATAAACAGTTTAGATCATTAAAAAAGTAAGTCGTAACTTACACTAGTTCATCTACTTACTATCCCATTTAAACCCAAATAAATGTCTTAATAGTTAGAGTTAGACAACCCCTCAACCCGAATAAAGTTGTGATTGGGGTTGAATGCATTCATTTTAGTTTAACCAGTTCATCTTGTTATTTTGTAACTGGTTTCAATTCGATCAAAACATATAAATGAAACTTAATTCGCACTTAATTAATAATAGCTTAATTAGAAGTTAGATTACGTATATGGTATACAttcatattttttatacaaacgaTATTCAAGGCTAAGGAATTGAATTTACGATCTTAAAATATAGAataaatactcttaatcactTGAGCTACAAATCTCTTAAATGCTCACAATTTATTCAACGTTTTGGCCTATGTTTGAGGCCATACAAATTTCAGACACCCTAGAACCCATTAGGAAACCATTTCGTTTTTATGTTTCAATCTTTTGTTAAGAATGGATGGAGAAGAAAAGATCAACAAAAGTGGAGGAAGGGTGGTGGGAAGAAGAACAAGTGTGAAAATTAAGGGCtactttaataattattttgttcttaatttGAAAGctaattttcacacacattaTTAGAATAGAATCTTTGATTTCGAATTTTTCATCGATTCTTATTATGTATtgtaattgattaattataatTAGCATATATTTTCTACCTTAACACAGATTGAGTTAACTTTATCTATATTGTATTTTTCTACACATTTCAATACAAAGATATCAAATCGGTCACAcctcttttaaaattttatcatcgaattaattaaatcaaaCGAAATAATTCAACATAAAAACGAACATAATTTTATCATCGAATCCCAAAGGACTACACACTGTAAAAACCCCTCGAAATCCCAATTGAAGACAAAGCGCCAGTCCTGTAAAAACCCCCAACTGGAATACCGAGAGTGAAGCCAGCAGAAGAAGATGGCGCACGGCGGTGGAGCAAGGCAGGTGAAACTGGACCGAGAGAGCGAGCTCAGAATCGAAGTCGGCAACGACGCCCCTCTCAAGCTCCGACTGCTCAACGGCACCGCTGAGATCTTCGGCACCGAGCTCCCACCTGATTTCTGGCTCACCTTCCCTCCCAGGCTCAAATTTGCTGTAACCTTCTTCCTCTACTGCTTTTCCCAAATTTACATTACAAAGTTGAAGTTTTTATTGAATTTGCGTTGTGGGTTTTGATTGTTGAAGGTTTTGAATTGCATTTGTGTTGTGGGTTTTGATTGTTGAAGGTTTTGAATTGCATTTGTGTTGTGGGTTTTGATTGCTGAAGGTTTTTACTTGGAATGGAGCAACAATTGAGATGGATGGCAGTACTGAAACCGATTACACTGCTGATGAGGTATTTCATGTGCTTGTTATCTGCTTTGCGTTTTTTACTTTTTGCTCGGGATGCATCTGTCACTAATGAGAATGTGAATGGTGACTGATTCCAATGTTTGATTTTTCAGACCCCAAATATCAGTTATGTGAATGTGCACGCCGTACTGGAAGAACGGAGACACCGCGCTAAACCCTTGCCACCGGATGACCCCAATTCTCAGGTACTACTTTTTCACTTGTATGTCGGGGAAAATTAATGCAAAATTTTCAATGTGTTCTAATTAGTGTCATTCTTCAGTGAATAAAAGTATACTTGTTCACTTGTATGTTGGGAGCAGACAAATGCAAAACATTCGAAATGTTCTAATTAGTGTCATTCTTTAGTGGACAGAAGTGTTTGATGCCCGACtctgtaatttttttatgaatgatTGAAATAAGCTTGTGGCTCAAGCGCATTGACTGCGTAGTAATGCAAGTCCATTTTCAGGTGTATGTTACCTAGGATTGTTGTAATCCTTGGTAAGTGAATATCTGTTTGTGGCTTATAAGCTTCTTTGTGGTTAGGGCCCAAGAGTGATTGTTGTGGGACCGACAGATTCTGGGAAAAGTACCTTGTCGAAAATGCTTCTTAGTTGGGCAGCTAAGAAGGGATGGAAACCTACTTTTGTCGACTTGGATATTGGACAGGGAGCTATAACAATTCCGGGATGCATTGCCGCTACTCCTATTGAAATGCCTATTGATCCGGTTGAAGGAATTCCTCTTGATATTCCTCTCGTGTATTTCTATGGGCACACAACTCCTAGGTAATTGATTTATTGCATTTTCTTATGGTTATTTGTAGACCTATCATTTTGCATCTTGTATTGATATCTGATACTAACATATAAGAACATTTCTTGTATTTCCAATTTAGTGAAAGTCATGAATCCTTAAAGATCCAATTTTTTTCTCCAGTAATAATGTAGATTTATACAAAGTGCTTGTGAAGGAGCTAGCTCAAGTGGTAGAGAGACAAATTTCTGGGAATGCTGAATCTCGAGCTTCTGGAATGGTGATCAATACCATGGGATGGATAGAAGGTCAAGGCTACGAGGTAATTTTTAGGCTGCTTCACAGGGATGTCACTTTAATATTGAAATGGTTGTCTTAATGTCAGGTATTTAAATTCGTGTTTGATGGTTTCTATTTTTTATCTTTCTTGCAGTTGCTTCTTCATGCAATTGATACATTCAATGCCAATGTTGTCTTAGTTCTGGGCCAGGTACATCCCTCTAGTTTGAGTTTCTTTACTAATTATGGTTATACCTTAGTGGATTTTGCaagcttttcttcttctcttaccccccccccccttctttctccttctctcttctgtTCTTTTGTTGCTCGACTCTGTCTGGACTCAGAATTTGTATTGGTTAGCGTAATGCATTGTTGTTTGAAACATTTAATGTTTTAACAAAATGGTTTCATATGTAGGCTTCAGTGACGGTACATATATTTCCTTTAAATTCTCAGGAAAAGCTTTGGAGCATGATCAGAAATGTGCTAAAGAACAAGCCTGGTGTGGACGTTGTAAAACTTCAAAAATCTGGGGGCGTTGTATCCAGGAATGCCAAATTCCGTCAAAAATCCAGGAGTCATAGGATAAGGGTAAGTGTCATCTTTTATGAACAAGTTCAAGCAATATGTTTCCATTTAATCCTTGTGTTATTTGTTCTCCTTGAAGAAAAGACTCATGCGCGCTGATATTTCCACCAGGAATATTTCTATGGCCTTGCAAATGATCTGAGCCCACATTCTAACATCGCAAACTTCAGTGACTTTTCTGTCTTTCGAATTGGTGGCGGGCCACAGGCCCCACGTTCAGCTTTGCCAATTGGTGCAGAGCCTGCTGCAGACCCTCTAAGATTGGCGCCTGTGAATATTAACCGGGATTTGCTGCATACCATTCTCGCCGTTTCATTTGCCAAGGAGCCTGATCAAATTATTTCTAGGTAACTTGTAAAGATTCATCTGATATAGAAATAGATAATGATTCAGTAAAGTATGGCATGGATCAGTTTTGTTCTCTTTCATTTGAACTTCACATACAAAAGTGGATTCATAGTCTGTAGTCTTTAAGcttttacttttttgttttgttttgcagtAATGTTGCTGGGTTTGTCTTTGTCACAGACGTCGACATTCAGAGGTTTGAATTCTGAGCTACAGTAAACAACTTGGTAGAAGCACTTTTTGCTTCTGGTTTTGGTTGATCTAACCCAGTATGTGACATTTTACAGGAAGACAATTACATACCTTGCACCTTCGGCAGGTGAGCTTCCAAGCAAGTATTTGATCGCAGGAACCGTGACATGGCTCGAAACGTGAAGTGGATGACCCAAAATCCAAATAGTTGAGGTTGACAATGGCTTACTGGTGACTGCACATTGCTGGTTTGTGTAAGGAGTGTAAGATGTGAGCTATACTAAGCCTCGAAAGTTTGGTTGTAACTCTGTATACCCTTTTTCCCAATATAAATCAGAATATTATTGTTGTCTTTTATTTTGCATCCTTTTTGTTATGCCGagtttgtttccttttttcgTAGTTTCGATTAGATTAgaatattgattgaataataataataaaaaaaaactaatgaaaatggtttcaaaattttgagttttaacgataagaataaaataaaaggtaaagtgaatagaatcaggattgattttttattgtaaaaatgtggtttttcgttaaaatgaacagtattgagagcttttcgttaaagttcttcgAAAAAAACTCTTCAGACATTTTTAGCATTTAAGTGGCCTAAAAAATATGCTGTGATGAGTAATAATTGGCTACTCAAAAGATGAGTATGAGTTCATACTCAAAATTATTAGTCGTCGATTTATAGTAGTTCATGTTTATAATCGAAATCGTTTATAAATCACTTTATAAAGACCGTTTTtgtaaaagtaaattaaaattaagatcgtttagtcaattaaaactaaaatcgtTTAATCATAAGACAGTTATCCATAATTATCGGATTTAACAGGTTATGTAAATCATATCATGTAATAACACAATATTTATTGCACATCTTCTTGTGTAGACTACACTTCACCActattaaaattaaacaaagaattaaaaattctaaaaatcaTATGATTCTATCTTGTTGCATTATTGGATAAATCTGCAGTCCGATTTTCCACATGTCCAAAAAAATGTTCATgattccaaaaaataaaaaataaaaaataaaaagcagaaATAATtaggcaaaaaaataaaataaaaattcaagtagCATGACAAGCTTTTGATTTGACGCTGGGAATATGCCAAAGCTAGTGTCGTGGAGCAGTGTGTGAAAGCTTTCTCCtttctcttcctttctctctcatgCCCGACCTGCCCGCCTCCTCTGTTTCAAACCTCGCCCGACCTGCCCCACCATTTTTGGAAAACTTTTCCCTCTTTCTTAAGCAGCAGAGCCTCTCTTTTCACGCCTTCTGTTcccctctctccctttctctctctctcatcactctctttctctatccTTTTTGACCATCTGGGTCGGATTCAATTTATCGAGCATGCGGCTGCTCGATCTTTGCTTCAAGTCGCATTCTTTGTGAAAATTTCAGAGGTTTTGTAGCGTTTTGGGGTTGCAGATTGGTGGGTTTTCTGTGTTTTTGAACCACTGTTCGATCCTCCTGCTTCACTTCACacttttttttgtgaaatttcaGAGATTTTGTAGCTATTTTGGTCGCTTTTGGTTTGCTGGTTGGTGGGTTGCAATGGACTTTCTGTGAGTTTTGAAATTTCTGGGTCTCTGAGCCATGAGAATCTGAATCTAGAGAGAGTTTGAGGGGATGGGTTTGGTGCTTAATCCTAGCAAGGTGGAGAGTTGCGATAACAGTAGCAAATCgaagggaaggaagaagaaggatgatGCGGTGGAGGAGACTGGGTGTTGGGTTAAGCTCCGGTTTGGGACCTGCATGCCTTCAAGATCCAAAGTTGATAGCTCCATCACTGGAACTAGTGTTTCTTATGGTAAATTCTTCACTGCCCTTTTCCTTTTTAGGCAATTTCTTGCTGAGAAACATTAAATTTTGGGGATTGTGTCTTTTGGTTGCCCTTTTTTCCTTTTCGGATGATTATTTTGTTGGGTCTGCTAAATTAAGTAAAGAGGGCATGTAACATCATATGATTTTAGGAAAGTGTCAAACTTTGTTTAGGTGATGAATGTTCAGAAGACGAATGGTTTGAAGGCGATGTTGtaaactactctaatttacAGAGAGGGGAATGGACTTTATTATATACGGTTAATTCATCGAGTCTAATAGTTTGAAATCGATTTACGGTTTATTTTTTGTGTCTGGCATTTTTATGAAATTCCAAATAATACCAACATCTTATTTGATTCAAGTGCATACTACTATATATGTATCATACACTTAAGTGTGTTGGACCTTGTGTAACCAGCGGAAACTAAATCGTCGAATGAGAAAAGTAGAGATCGAGAACTTACTCGTGGAGGGTCGTCTACAACTACTAGTAATGCCGGAAGTACTACATCCACGCCCTATTTTAGTGAGGAACTGAAGGTTGCTTCTCAGCTCCGAAAATTCA
Protein-coding sequences here:
- the LOC103404408 gene encoding protein CLP1 homolog, with product MAHGGGARQVKLDRESELRIEVGNDAPLKLRLLNGTAEIFGTELPPDFWLTFPPRLKFAVFTWNGATIEMDGSTETDYTADETPNISYVNVHAVLEERRHRAKPLPPDDPNSQGPRVIVVGPTDSGKSTLSKMLLSWAAKKGWKPTFVDLDIGQGAITIPGCIAATPIEMPIDPVEGIPLDIPLVYFYGHTTPSNNVDLYKVLVKELAQVVERQISGNAESRASGMVINTMGWIEGQGYELLLHAIDTFNANVVLVLGQEKLWSMIRNVLKNKPGVDVVKLQKSGGVVSRNAKFRQKSRSHRIREYFYGLANDLSPHSNIANFSDFSVFRIGGGPQAPRSALPIGAEPAADPLRLAPVNINRDLLHTILAVSFAKEPDQIISSNVAGFVFVTDVDIQRKTITYLAPSAGELPSKYLIAGTVTWLET